Proteins encoded within one genomic window of Cyprinus carpio isolate SPL01 chromosome A15, ASM1834038v1, whole genome shotgun sequence:
- the LOC109083696 gene encoding uncharacterized protein LOC109083696: MYISHLWIFFGALVSSNGCIYVTVNASLKSEVYLPCHFDINHYNGTLAVNWRRHSTIKSLVTIMTDGKIIFGSPSEGRVNVFPLLSKHGNFSILIHDLQSSDIGTYICELNSECWRVKIIEQYRISESNSWLYFAAGAGLFILLFIAFSLLSKFCGKCVDTSSKSNPVNGVRSEGSNSPEETQNTESSEHRNKNKRGVRRGPTTVYGMNDVF, encoded by the exons ATGTACATTTCACATCTTTGGATATTTTTTGGTGCTTTGGTGTCTTCAAATG GATGCATATATGTCACCGTCAACGCCTCTCTGAAATCTGAAGTCTATCTCCCATGTCACTTTGATATAAACCATTACAATGGAACATTGGCAGTGAATTGGAGACGCCATTCCACTATTAAGAGTCTTGTTACGATCATGACTGATGGCAAAATCATCTTTGGTAGTCCTAGTGAAGGACGAGTGAATGTTTTTCCCCTTCTGTCTAAACATGGAAACTTCTCTATCCTCATCCATGATCTGCAGTCTTCAGACATTGGCACCTACATTTGTGAGCTGAACAGTGAATGCTGGAGGGTGAAAATCATTGAACAGTACA GAATCAGTGAGTCAAACTCCTGGCTCTACTTTGCAGCTGGAGCTGGATTGTTTATTCTCCTTTTTATTGCATTTAGCCTGTTATCAAAATTCTGTG GAAAGTGTGTAGATACATCATCCAAATCGAATCCAGTTAATGGAGTACGGAGTGAAG gTAGTAATTCCCCCGAAGAAACACAGAATACAGAAAGCAGTGAGCatagaaacaaaaacaagaggG GTGTGAGGAGGGGCCCTACAACTGTTTATGGTATGAATGATGTATTTTGA
- the LOC109083698 gene encoding LOW QUALITY PROTEIN: probable ATP-dependent RNA helicase DHX40 (The sequence of the model RefSeq protein was modified relative to this genomic sequence to represent the inferred CDS: inserted 2 bases in 1 codon): protein MSKSEKSRETEHSESRKLPIYQHKDKLVQAVKENTFLIVTGETGSGKTTQLPQYLFKAGLCRDGRIGVTQPRRVAAITVAQRVSHEMGVRLGEEVGYQVRFDDCSTKDTMIKYMTDGCLLREILADPSLSQYSIVVLDEAHERSLNTDVLLGLLKKTLSKRSRGRKPPFKVVVMSATLETEKLSSFYENCPVFTIPGRTYPVKEKFCNLIGPKDKDSSVYVKEVVKVTLDVHTNEAAGDILVFLTGQSEIEKACDLLFDKAEILDYRYDVHDRTVEGLLILPLYGSMPTDQQRQIFQPAPKGVRKCVVATNIAATSLTIDGIRYIVDSGFVKQLNHNSNVGLDILEVVPISKSEAQQRAGRAGRTSAGKCFRIYSKDFWDTCMPEYTIPEIQRTSLTSVILTLKCLGIHDVIRFPYLDCRERFILTALKQLYQYDAIDRRGDVTRLGRLMVEFPLPPNLTRALLKAAALGCEDVMLPVAAMLSVENIFIRPGKPEGQKEAEIRHKEIAACAGSSNDFLLLLCVFEKCRSSDNPSAWCKEHWIHWRAVKSAFSVETQLREILLRLKQQNDFPHETFEGSRSELLRQCLCLGYFTNVARRSIGKSFCTMDGHGSTVLIHPSSCLFGQELHLDWIIFHDVLVTSRVYVRTVCPIRYEWVQDLLPKLHEIDVYELSSVAREEVTDEEMAQWEKKEAAKRQAEATEDAAKKLEKRNDESSITEARARYXERKQHRLQRKGT from the exons ATGTCAAAATCAGAGAAGAGCAGAGAAACAGAGCACAGTGAATCAAGAAAGCTGCCTATTTATCAGCACAAAGACAAACTCGTTCAGGCAGTGAAGGAAAACACCTTCTTGATCGTAACGGGTGAGACTGGCAGCGGAAAGACCACTCAGCTGCCTCAGTACTTGTTTAAAGCAG GTCTTTGCAGGGATGGTAGGATTGGTGTGACTCAGCCCAGGAGGGTCGCAGCCATCACTGTTGCCCAGAGGGTGTCCCATGAGATGGGGGTCCGGCTGGGTGAGGAGGTGGGATACCAGGTGCGCTTCGATGACTGCTCGACAAAG GACACTATGATTAAATACATGACAGATGGCTGTTTGCTGAGGGAGATTCTTGCAGACCCCAGTTTATCACAGTACAGCATTGTGGTCCTGGATGAAGCGCATGAGAGGAGCCTGAATACA GATGTTTTGCTTGGGTTACTCAAGAAAACTCTGTCAAAAAGGTCCCGTGGTCGTAAACCCCCCTTCAAAGTGGTTGTGATGTCAGCAACATTAGAAACAGAAAAGCTCAGCTCTTTTTATGAGAACTGTCCTGTGTTCACGATCCCTGGGCGTACGTATCCGGTCAAGGAGAAATTCTGTAATCTTATTGGCCCAAAAGACAAAGATAGTTCTGTCTATGTCAAAGAG GTGGTGAAGGTGACTTTAGATGTGCACACAAATGAAGCAGCCGGGGATATTTTGGTCTTCCTGACTG GGCAGTCTGAAATCGAGAAAGCCTGTGATCTGCTCTTTGACAAGGCTGAGATCTTAGACTACCGTTACGATGTCCATGACCGAACTGTTGAAGGGCTTCTTATCCTGCCTTTATATGGGTCCATGCCAACAG atcagCAAAGGCAGATATTCCAGCCTGCACCAAAAGGTGTGAGAAAGTGTGTGGTAGCGACGAATATTGCTGCAACTTCACTCACAATTGATGGAATTAG atATATCGTTGACAGTGGATTTGTGAAACAACTGAATCACAACTCAAATGTTGGTTTGGATATTTTGGAAGTGGTACCTATATCAAA GAGCGAGGCTCAGCAGAGAGCAGGCAGGGCTGGACGAACCTCTGCGGGAAAATGCTTCAGGATTTACAGTAAAGACTTCTGGGACACATGCATGCCTGAGTACACCATTCCAGAGATTCAGAGGACCAGTCTAACATCTGTCATTCTCACACTGAAATGTCTCGGTATCCATGATGTGATTAG atttcctTACCTGGACTGTAGGGAACGGTTTATCCTGACCGCTCTGAAACAGCTGTATCAGTATGATGCTATTGACAG GAGGGGTGATGTGACCAGGTTGGGGAGGTTGATGGTGGAGTTTCCTCTTCCTCCTAATCTTACTCGTGCTTTGCTCAAAGCTGCCGCTCTCGGGTGTGAAGACGTAATGCTGCCTGTGGCTGCCATGCTCTCAGTAGAGAACATCTTCATTCGACCAG gtaaaccAGAAGGACAAAAGGAAGCAGAGATCAGACACAAAGAAATAGCAGCTTGTGCTGGCAGCTCCAATGATTTTCTCCTGCTGCTCTGTGTGTTTGAGAAGTGCAGATCGAG TGACAATCCATCTGCCTGGTGCAAAGAGCACTGGATCCACTGGCGAGCAGTGAAGTCAGCCTTCAGCGTTGAGACTCAACTGAGAGAGATTCTTCTACGCCTAAAGCAG CAGAACGACTTTCCACATGAGACGTTTGAAGGCAGTCGGAGTGAACTGCTGCGGCAGTGCCTTTGCCTGGGATATTTCACCAATGTAGCCAGGAG ATCTATTGGGAAATCTTTCTGCACCATGGATGGACATGGGTCCACTGTTCTCATTCACCCCTCATCATGT CTCTTTGGTCAAGAATTGCATCTGGATTGGATCATCTTCCATGACGTGTTGGTCACCTCGCGGGTGTACGTGAGAACAGTTTGTCCCATCCGTTACGAGTGGGTGCAGGACCTGTTGCCGAAGCTGCATGAAATCGATGTCTATGAGCTGAGTAGCGTTGCTAGGGAAGAAGTAACCGATGAAGAGATGGCCCAGTGGGAGAAGAAGGAGGCAGCAAAAAGACAAGCAG AAGCCACAGAGGATGCAGCAAAGAAGTTGGAAAAGAGAAACGATGAAAGCTCAATCACAGAGGCTCGTGCTCGATA GGAGCGAAAACAGCATCGGCTACAAAGAAAGGGCACTTGA